Proteins from a genomic interval of Mytilus trossulus isolate FHL-02 unplaced genomic scaffold, PNRI_Mtr1.1.1.hap1 h1tg000210l__unscaffolded, whole genome shotgun sequence:
- the LOC134700918 gene encoding ankyrin repeat domain-containing protein 34B-like, translating into MANEALLFTALSTNNIKLAKILVLGGVIINCKNQNGLTPLMIACHMNIDEKRKCDFIKCLLDNNVDIKDTDTAGRTALMYAIKSGSASIIQLLKRHGLTNSVKAGKRFSRADEMRIWGSFDS; encoded by the coding sequence ATGGCAAACGAAGCTTTACTCTTTACAGCGTTGtcaacaaataatatcaaacttGCAAAGATTTTAGTATTAGGTGGAGTTATTATTaactgtaaaaatcaaaatggacTTACACCACTTATGATTGCTTGCCATATGAACATTGatgaaaaaaggaaatgtgATTTTATTAAGTGCCTTTTAGACAATAATGTAGATATAAAAGATACAGACACTGCGGGACGGACTGCACTCATGTACGCTATAAAATCAGGATCAGCATCTATAATTCAATTACTGAAACGACATGGACTTACTAATTCAGTTAAGGCAGGAAAAAGGTTTAGTCGAGCGGACGAAATGAGAATATGGGGAAGTTTTGacagttaa